The Bosea sp. 685 DNA window TCGGCCTCGATCCATAGATGACCGCCATATCCATCTTGCCGGTCATGATCAGCTCGCTCAGCACATGGCCGAAGCTGTCATTGATATGGACGACGATGTCGGGGTAGCGCGTCTTCATCGCCTTGAGCAGCGGCAGCGACAGCGCGCTCGACGCCGAATAGGTGGCGAGCCCGATCGAGACCCGGCCTGCAACCGAGCGCGAGGATTGTTCGATATCGATCCGCGCCTGCTCGACCTGTTTCAGCAGCAGCTGGGCATGGCGGTAAAGGATCAGCCCGGCTTCGGTCGGCGCGATGCCATGATTGCTGCGGATCAGGAGCTTGTGCTTGAAATGGCTCTCCAGCGCGGCGATCTGCTGGGAGAGTGCCGGCTGAGCCGTGCGCAGCATGCCAGCGGCGCGAGACACGCTACCGGCATCCACCACCTTCACGAAGCTCTTCAACTTCTTGAAATCGACACTCATCGACCCGGCCGCCTCCACAGGTCGCGAAGTTAGGTCATTCGCGGGAAAGGCGAAACCGGCGCGCGAACCTCGCCTTCAGTGCGGCACGTCCGTCTCGCCGCGCATCTTTCCCGTCATGAAGAGCTCGCCGAGCTCGTCATGGCTGATCTCGGCGGGCTTGCCGTCCCAGATCACCTTGCCCAGCCGCAGGATGACGGCGCGCTGCGCCACCTCCATCGCCTTCTTGGTGTTCTGCTCGACCAGCAGGATGGTTTGCCCCATCGCGTTGATGCGCAGCAATTCGTCGAAGACGATACCGATCGCGGCCGGGGACAGTCCAACCGACGGCTCATCGACCAGCAGGATGCGCGGGCGCTGGAGCACAGCCATCGCGACCTCCAGAAGCTGCTGTTCGCCGCCAGACATATTGCCCGCGAGCGTCGTGCGGCGCTTCCTGAGGATCGGGAAGAGCTCGTAGACATAGTCGCGATCGGCCTTCACCTTGGCGTCGCGCAGGGTGTAGGCGGCCATCTGCAGGTTCTCGTCGATCGTCATCAGCGGGAAGTTGCAGCGGCCCTGGGGCACCAGGGAAACGCCTTGCGCCAGGATCTCGCGCGATGCCAGCCCGGCAATGTCCCGGCCCTGCCAGCGTATGGCACCCCCTTGACGGTCGTCATGCCATAGAGCGTCTTGAGCAGGGTCGATTTGCCCGCGCCATTGGGGCCCAGGAGCGCGACGAACTGGCCCTGCGGCACGTCGAGATCGACGCCGTTGAGAATGTCCAGCGAGCCATAGCCGGCACGCAGGCCCGCGATCGAAAGACTGGTCTCAGCCACCGAGATAGGCCTCCCGAACCGCCTGGTTGCGCATGATCTCGGCCGGCGTGCCCTCGGCGAGCTTACGCCCCTGGTCGAGCACGGCGACGCGCTGGCAAATGCTGGTGATGACGTCGATGTTGTGCTCGATCACCAGGAAGCTGACGCCGAGCTGTTCATTGGCGTAGCGGATCGCCTCGACGACGCGCTCGATCAGCTTGGGATTGATCCCCGCCATCGGCTCGTCGAGCAGGATCAGCTTGGGCTCGGGCATCAGCATCGAGGCGAACTGGATCAGCTTCTGCTGGCCACCCGAGAGATTGCCCGCCGGCTGGGTTCTGACATCCCAGAGCCCCGACAGCTTGATGAGTTCGCGCGCACGCTGGCGCAGGCCATCGACCCGGGCGCGCGAGCGGGCGCCCAACCCGAAGGTCGAGGCGACACTCGGGAAGGTGAACATCTGGCCGGCGATAACGAGGTTCTCCTCGATATCGAGCGCACCGAAGGTGACCGTCTTCTGGAACGACCGCAGCATGCGGCCCTCCCGGGCGATGCGATTCAGCGACCAGCCGGTGATGTCCTGCCCATCGAGCCTGACCGAGCCCGCATTGGGGCGAGCAAGGCCGGATGTGCAGTCGAAGAAGGTCGACTTGCCCGAGCCATTGGGTCCGATCAATCCGCAGATCTCGCCGCGATGGACCTGCAGATCGACGCCGTCCACGGCGCGGATCGCACCATAAGATTTGCTGAGGCCAGTGATGTCCAGGATCGGTAGACCGGTCATGAGCGCCCCCTGAGCAGGGTCCAGAAGCGAGTGATCAGCGGCGCAAAGCCCTTGGGGAACCAGAAGACCAGCGCCAGCAGGCAGAAGCCGTAGGCCACCATCCGCAGTTCGGGAGCGATGCGGAGCGCCTCGGACAGACCGACGAAGAGCAGGCTCCCGAAGACGACGCCCGAAATAGTGCCCGGCCCGCCGCCTAGCACGATGATCAGCATCAATGTCGAATTCGACATCTGGAATGTCAGCGGGCTGACCACGGTCAGATAATGCGCGTAGACGCTGCCGCCG harbors:
- a CDS encoding ABC transporter ATP-binding protein, with the translated sequence MTGLPILDITGLSKSYGAIRAVDGVDLQVHRGEICGLIGPNGSGKSTFFDCTSGLARPNAGSVRLDGQDITGWSLNRIAREGRMLRSFQKTVTFGALDIEENLVIAGQMFTFPSVASTFGLGARSRARVDGLRQRARELIKLSGLWDVRTQPAGNLSGGQQKLIQFASMLMPEPKLILLDEPMAGINPKLIERVVEAIRYANEQLGVSFLVIEHNIDVITSICQRVAVLDQGRKLAEGTPAEIMRNQAVREAYLGG